The genomic window ATCCTGCAGGCGATCGAGGAGATCGTCGAAAAGTCCGGGCTGTCGGCGGTGACCTATGAGTCCGTCTCCCAGGCCAGCGGGCTGAGCAAGTCCGGGCTGATCTACCACTTCCCCTCCCGCGACGACATGATCACCGATCTGCACCGGTACATGGCCGCGGACTGGGACGACCGGCTCGAGCAGATCGTCGGCTGCCCCGCCGCAGAAGCCACCCCGGCGCAGCGGCTGCGCGGGAACCTGGCGATGGCCGCCCACCGGGCCACGCGCAGCGACCTGCTGGTCTCCCTCGACGCCCTCGACCATCCCGTGCACGCTCAGATCTGGCGCGAGGTGCTCGACAAGTGGAACCCGTCGCTGGACAAAGTCGGCGAGGACGACGACGCCACCGCCCGCTACCTCGTGCAGCTGGTCGCTGACGGGCTGTGGGCCGGTGACCAGCTCAACCTGGTCACCACGACGCAGGCGCAAAAACAGGCGCTGCTCAGGGCCGCCGAACGCCTCATCCCGGACGACGACTGACCCGGGCCCCACCACGAAAGCACGCCACGCGGCCCGGACGGGGGCGGCGTGGCGTGAGGCGGACGACGGGTCGTCGACTAGCGGATAGTGACCTGACGGGACTTGATGTTTTCGAGCTGCTTGCGCTCCTCCGGGTTCAGCTGGGCGTCGTTGCCCAGCTCCGCGGAGATCAGACCGTCCACGCGCTCCAGCTCGGCGACGTAGTCCTGCGGCTGCGCGTCCTCCGGCAGATCCCAGACCGGCACGATCAGGCCGTGGGTGCGGAACACGCCGGCGAACTTGGTGCCCTCCCCGAACGCGAGGTCGCCGGCGGCGGCGATGCGGGCCAAGGCGTTGAGCAGGGCGGTCTCGTTGTCGTCGACCCGCACCCAGCGGACGTAGGTCTTGCCGCCGCCCTGGTCGGCGAACCAGGCGGCGCCCGGCACGTCGGCCTCGATGCGGCGGGTGATCACGACCGTCTCATTGGCCTGTTGGATGGCGTGCTGGATCTCAACGGGCACGTCCGCCTTCTCCGGCACCCACCAGTTGAAGTCATCCTGGATCTGCACGTCCAGCTCCGCGTCCGTGTCAATCAATTCGGACAGCTCCGGCTGCGTGCCGTCCGCCACCGTGGACTGCAGGGTCTCGCCGGGGCGGGCGTCCTTCGCCCAGTTCAGCGCGTACGCCAGGTCGCGGCCCGGGTTGTGGGAGCGTCCCTTGACCTGCAGGGCGACGAAGGCGTCGCCGCCGAATTCGGAGTCGCGGACCTGCACGGCGCCGGCGCCGGGCAAAATGCTGCACACGTAGATGTCGCGGTCGGCGCCCGTGACGTCCACCTTCGCGTACCCGGAGGCGATGAATTCCTGCAGGGCCACCAGCTCGGCCTCTGCCGTGAATCCGGCGAACGGGCGGGGGTCTTTTTCCAGGGCGGCGCGCTCGGCGGCGCGGGCGGCGAGCTTCGCCTGGCGCCGGCTCATGCCCTCGGGCAGGGCGTCTTTGTTCTTACGGTTCTTCTTGGCCATGCGCCTAATCTACAGGCCTGGCGCTCTCGAGGACGTCGAGGGCCAGCTGCGGATCATCCGTCGCCAGCACCTCCACCCCCAGCTGTTCGGCGAAGCGCATGTCCTCGGCGTCGTTGACCGTCCACATGTAGCTCGGCAGACCGTGCGAGCCCACCAACGCCGGCCTGCTCCGCCCCGCCCGAATGGACAGCCCCAGGCCCGTCGGCCGCGACAGCAACAGATCTTTCCGGTTGAAGCGGATCTCCCGGTCGTGACGCAGGTAGTAGCGCTCCAGGTCAGGCGTCAGCCGCGCCATGCGCCGCATCGCCGCGTGCGAAAAAGAAATGACGTGGATCCGTGGATCCGTGAGCAACCCGGCGCGGCGCAGCCGCAGCGCCACCTGTTCCTCGATCACCTGGCTGGTCAGCAGGGGGTCCTTGATCTCCAGGTAGAGGTGTTTGTCCCCGGCGTCGGCGACCATGCCTAACAGTTCGTCGAGGGTGAGCATGCCCTGCGGGTTCTCGTCGGTGCCGATGTTGAGTTCGCGCAGCTCCGCGAGGGTTTTCTTGGCCACGGGTCCGCTGCCGTCCGAGGTGCGGTCGACGGTGACGTCGTGGTGGACGACGACCACGCCGTCGGCGCTGATGCGAACGTCGCATTCCACGCCGTGAATGGGCAGGCCCAGGGCGTGCTCGAAGGCGGCCGGGGTCAGTTCCGAGAATCCCGGGGCGTTGCCGCGGTGCGAGACGATCTTCACAGCGTGTTTTCCCAGCTGTCGATCTTGCGCAGCTGGATGCGGTTCTTGCGTTGGCTGTTGCCCAGTTTGGCGGACATCCGGTTGAGGATGGCGATGGCGTCGTTGATGTGGGGGCCCTTGTTCAGCATGACGGACTCGGCGCGCAGGGCGTAGGCGGCGTCGGTGATTTCCGCACGGGTGGGCAGCCCGGACTTGGCCAAAGATTCCAGCACCTGGGTGGCCATGATCGTGGGCACGTGGGCGGATTCGGCCAGGTTCATGATGAAGCGCGGCACCTCCGCCATGCGCTCGAAGCCGAGTTCGACGGCCAGGTCGCCGCGGGCGACCATGATCCCCAGGTTCGGGTGGCGCATGCCTTCCAAGAGCACGGAGCCCAGCTGTTCATAGGCGGGAATGGTCTCGATTTTGAGCACCACGCCCAGTCCGCGGGCCCGGTCGCCGGCCTCGTGGCCGGACTCGGCCTCGATGTCGTCGGCGATCTCGGCCAAGGCGTCGAGGACGTCGGCGACGTCCTCGGCGTTACGGATGAAGGAGACGTTGACGATGTCTCCGTGCCGGGCGACGAAACGGAAGGCCTCGAGGTCCTCGTCGGTCAGGCTGGGCAGCGGCAGTTCCGTGTCGGGCAGGTTGATGCCTTTGTGGGCGGCCAGGTTGGTGCCACCGAGTCCGGCGCGGGTGATGTCGAGGGTGACTTCGGTGTGCTCGCCAACGGTGTCTTTGGCCGCGGCCACGGCGGCGATGGCGCCGTCGTCGAAGAGCACCTTTTCCCCGACCTGGATGGCTTCGACGGCTTCCGGCAGGGTGCAGCCGATGATGTGGCGGTCCGCCTGCGAGGGGTCGACCGGGGTCTGGTCGGTGGTCAGGGTCAGCCGGTCGCCCGTGGCCAGACGCAGTTTCTGCTCGCTGGCCTCGATGCCGGAGACCCGGGTGCGCTGCCAGTCGTGCTCGATGAGGGTGGTGTTGGCCAGGTAGGCGTTTTGTTCGCCTTCGGCGTAGGCGCAGCGCATCCCGTCCGCCTCGTGGACGTCCCGGACGTAAAAGACGCGTTTGGAGTCGCGGACGTCCACGAGCCGGAGTTCGCTGCCTTCGGTGAGGTCGTCCAGCCACGCCGGGTCCACCTGGAGGGACAGCGTCGGGCGGCCGGGTTTGGCCGGCGGCTCGGGGGCGGATGTGCCGGCGGGGGTCAGCCACAGCTTCGCCGGGGTGATGATCTCACCGACTTTGGTGCGGGTGACGCGCGCCCGCTCGATGGCGGGGCCCGGCGCGATGTCGCCGGTGCGCAGCTTTGGCCCGGCCAGGTCCATGGCCACCTTGATCTCCCGGCCCACGGCCTCGGCCGCGGCGTGGACGTTGTCGATCATGCGCGCCCACACTTCCGGGGCGTCGTGGGCGCAGTTGATGCGGGCCAGTTCCATGCCGGCCTCGGCGAAGCCGCGCACCAGGTCGGGGTCGTCGCCGGCCTCCGTCGGCAAGGTCACCATGATGCGCGAGTGCGTGCCGTCGAGGTGCTCGCCGAGCAGTTGGTTGGCGTTGGCCTCGAGGATGTCGTCGGCCAGGTTGAAGGCGCCGGTGACTTCTTCGCTGCCGTATTTCAGCTCCTGGCCGGCGTAGGCGCTGAGCACGTTGCGCGCGACTTTGAGGCGGGGGATCACGGAGGGTTCGGTGGTGGTCAGCCGGGTGGCGCCCACTTCGGACAGCCGGGCCTGCAGGGGGCGGATGTCACGGGAGCGCAGGGTGGTGTAGTGGACCAGGTTGAGCGCGCCGTCGCGGTGGTCGGGGTGCACCTTGTCGATGGCGGCGCGGTTGGACTCCTCGGCGTTGGCCAACCGCTCCATGAGGTCGTCGATTTTGGTGATGGTTTCGGCCAACAGGTGCTGGTCCACGTCATACCTCCCGGGGCGCGGTGGATGGGGTCGGCTAGTGCATGTGCGTCTTCTTCATTGTGCCCGCTTCCGGCGGGCCCGGCATCCTGGGCCGTGGGGATGCCTGCGTGCGGGCGGTTGCGGGCCCGCATGCGCGGGGCGGGGGCATCTGCCACAATTGTCGCTATGTCAAAAAGCCCCCGTGTCGTGCTGCGCAACCTCGCCCGCCGCGGCGCCGTCGGGGCGTTGAAAGTCGCCGTCGTGGCCCTCGAGGTCTATGCGGATCTGCTGCCGGGGGTGCGCATGACCAAGCGGCGTCGCCTGCCGGAGCAGCTCGGCGCCGGGATATTGGGGGCGGAGGCCGCGACGTGGTGGGCGATCTCGCCGTCCCTGCTGCCGCGCCCGTGGTGGGTCACCGCTTTGAACGTGGCGTTTTGCCAGGGCTTCGGGCACGCCGCCGCCACGGGTGTGCGGTTCACCGTCAGCCGGGGCTTCGATCTGGTGGGGTGGCGGCCGCGGGCACGGGTCACGCAGCGCACCCACGAGGTGCTGCACGCCGTGATGGGCACGGTCACCGCCACCGTGACGGTGACGTCACTGCTGCGGCAGGAGCAACAGGCGCAGCTGGTGAGCACGCCCGGCCGGGAAGGGCGGCGGGACGCGGTCGCCGGCCTGCTCGTGGGCACCCTGGGCTACGGCGCCCTGCTGCTTGTGGGCGAGACGGCCCAGCAGTCGATCAACCGGATGAGCCGCACCCTGTCGCGCTGGTTGCCGCCGGTGGTCAGCTGGCCGTTGGCGCTGGTCGCGCTGGTTCTTGTCCTGGGCGTCACGTCCGACCGGTTCGTGATCCGTCGGCTGCTCAACTCCGTGGGCCGCAGCGCCCAGGAACGCAACCTGTCGATCTTCCCCGGCACCGTGCAGCCCTGGGAGCCGGAGCGCTCGGGTTCCCCGTGGTCGCACGAGCCGTGGTACGCCCTGGGATCGCAGGGTCGTGCGCTGGTCTCCGGCGGCCCCCGGGCGCGCGACATCCGCGCGGTGACCGGCCACGAAGACGTCCGCGAGCCGATCCGCATCTACGTCGGCCTGCGCCGCGGCCGGGATTTTCGGCAGCAGGCCGACCAGGTGCTCCGCGAAATGGACCGCACCGGCGCTTTTCGACGCCCGACCATCGTGATGATGGCCGCCGCCGGCACCGGCTGGCTGGCGGACTGGTCCGTCAGCTCCGTGGAGTTTCTCACCGGCGGAAACTGCGTCACGGTCGCCATGCAGTACTCCTACCTGCCCTCGGCCGTCGCCTACGTCACCGACCACGACTCCCCCGTCGTCTCTTCCCGTATCCTCATCGACGCGGTGCGGCAACGGCTGGCGGAGATGGATCCGGCGACGCGGCCGAAGCTCTACGTCTCCGGCGAGTCCCTCGGCGCCTACGGCATCGTGGACTCCTTCCGGGACTACGCGCAGCTGCTGGAGCAGGTCGACGGGGCCGTCTTTTCCGGGCCGCCGCGGTTTACCCGCATCCACCGGGCGCTGACCGAAACGCGTGACCCCGGTTCCCCGGAGCGGCTCCCGGTTCTCGACCGCGGCCGTCACGTCCGCTTCGCCGCGGTGCCGGCGCACCTGCGCCACGACTTCTCCGGGGCCGACCTCGCGGAGGACTGGCAGTCCCCGCGCATCGTCTTCGCGCAACACGCCTCCGACCCCATCACCTTCTGGGACTGGAACCTGTTTTTCACCCAGCCGGCCTGGCTGCGCGAGCCCGGCTCCCGTGGGGTGCCTGCGCCTAAGGCACAACAACTCGACGTGTTCGAGGGCATGCGATGGGCGCCGTTCATCACCGGCTGGCAGGTCGGCCTTGACCAGATCAGCTCCCTGAAGTTCCCCGGCGGCCACGCCCACCAGTACCACGGAGAAATGCCGTATTACTGGGTCGGCGTGCTCGGCGAGCAGGTGGTCGTCGACTTCGACGACCGGCTGGCCCGCCACATCGAACAGTGGGTGCGGGTCCACCTGATCAAACGTTGATCGACCCGGGTTTAGGATCGAAGACCATGCAGATCGGATCCGAAGTGGGCGTCGTGCTTTTCGACTTGGACGGCACGCTGGTCGACCATGACGCCGCGGCGCGCGCCGGGGCCGTGCATCTGGCCACCAAACTTGGGCTGCCGTCCCCGCAGGAGCAGTGGCGGCGGTGGGCGGAAATCGAGCGCAGGTGGTTCCTCGAATTCGAACGCGGGACCGTCACCCACACCGGGCAGCGCATCCGGCGGTGCCGGGAGTTTCTGGGCGACGATCAGCTTGACGACGCCACCGCCTTGCGGATCTACGACGTCTACGTCGAGGCCTACCGCGCCGCCTGGCGGACTTACCCGGACGCGGCCGACGCTTTAGAGAGGGCGGCGGCCTCTGGCCGGGAGGTCGGGATCCTCACCAACGGCGCGACGGAGATGCAGGCCCGCAAGCTCAGCGCGACGGGACTTGATTTCGACGGCCTGCGGCTGTTGGCGGCCACGGACCTCGGGGCGGCGAAACCGAATCCGCGTGCCTATGCGGCGGCCGAGGCCAGGTTAGGGGTGGCTGGCCCGGGCAGCATGCTGCTGATCGGCGACGACTGGCACAACGACGTCGCGGCCGCCCGCCTCGCCGGGTGGCAGGCCATCTACCTGGTGCGGGAAGGGATCGCGCCACATCGGGCCATGCCACAGGAGGAAACCCCGGTCGCTTCCCTCAGCCAGATCGAGTTCTGAACCCGCCGTGGGCTAGGCCGGCAGGGAGCAGGCCACCCCGGTGGAGTGGTGCGGGCAGTATCCGTCCGGGACCTTGTGCAGGTACTGCTGGTGGACATCTTCCGCCAGATAGTACTTCCCGGCGGGGGTCTCCGTCAGCGTCTTGACTTCCGTGGTCACGTCGCCGAAGCCCTTGCCCGCGAGCAGCTGGGCGTAGTGGTCGACGATGTCGCGCACACGGGCCTTCTCCGCCTCCGCGCCGTCTCCGACGGTGTAGATCGCGGAGCGGTATTGGGTGCCGACGTCGTTGCCCTGGCGGTTCTTCTGGGTCGGGTCGTGCGCCTCGAGGGCGGCGGCGACGATGGCGTCCAGGCTGATCTTCTCCGGGTCGTAGACCACCTCGACGGCCTCCGTGTGGTTGGTCCGCCCGGAGCAGACCTCGCGGTAGGTCGGGTTCGGGGTCACGCCGCCGGCATAGCCGACGGAGGTGCCTTCCACCCCGTCCATCTCCCAGTACATCCGCTCGACGCCCCAGAAGCAGCCGATGGCGACGATGATCGACTTCTGGCCGTCCTGCCATGGCCCGGTGATGGGGGTGCCGAGCACGGCGTGCGGCCGCGGGTTCTCCAGAACGGGCATGGAGCCGCCCTTGAGGGTCTGGCCCTCGGGCAGCAGTTCAGGGGTGGGTTGAAACATCCAGTACACGGGCGGTGCCTCCTCAAACAGAGTGTCTGTGTCCCTTCAACGTCAGCCGGCCCGAAAAGATTCCGGCGGAAATAAATTCATCGGCGCTCCCAAGGCGCCCGCGCGTTAGGCCAAGCAATTCAGACATAACTTCGTTGCCGAAATCCCATTCTTGCCTATAGTGGAGTCTTAGAGCGCTGCACTTGCTTCGGCTGGTGCGACGCTGAACGAAACACCCGAAGAAAGGAAACTAGACCATGGCTGTTTACGAGCTGCCGGAACTTGATTACGCCTACGACGCCCTTGAGCCGCACATCTCGGCCGAGATCATGGAGCTGCACCACTCCAAGCACCACGCCAACTACGTCGCCGGCGCCAACGCCGCCCTCGAGGCCCTGGAGAAGCTGCGCGAGGAAGGCACCAACCAGGACGCCGTGCGCGCCCTGTCCAAGAACCTGGCGTTCAACCTGGGTGGCCACACCAACCACACCATCTTCTGGAAGAACCTGTCCCCCAACGGTGGCGGCGAGCCGACCGGTGAGCTGGCCGAGGCCATCAACCGCGACTTCGGTTCCTTCGAGAAGTTCAAGGACCACTTCTCCAACGCCGCGCTGGCCCTCCACGGCTCCGGCTGGGCAGTGCTGGGCTACGACCACATCGCCGATCGTCTGATCATCCAGCAGCTGACCGACCAGCAGGGCAACGTCTCCGTCGACTTCACCCCGCTGCTGATGCTGGACATGTGGGAGCACGCCTTCTACCTGCAGTACAAGAACGTCAAGGCCGACTACGTCAAGGCCGTCTGGAACGTCTTCAACTGGGACGACGTCGCCGCACGTTACGCCGACGCCAAGAAGTAAACGACGTAACTTCTCTCTGCCAGCCGCCCGCCCCGAATCGGGGGCGGGTGGCTGCCGCGCTTTCCGGCCCCGGTGGGGCACCATAGACGCCATGGGCGAGGAGAACCACCAAGGGTTACGGCGAGGCCACCGAGACTACCGACGGGCCACGTTGGCCATGCTCGCGGTGGGCCTGGCGGTGTTCAACGCCCTCTACGCCACCCAGGCGATGCTGCCGATGCTGACCGCCGACCTGGAGGTCTCCCCCACGGCGGCGGCCCTGACCGTGTCCGCGGCGACGGGCGCGCTCGCCGTCTGCATCGTGCCGGCCTCGATACTCTCCGAACGCTACGGCCGTGGCCGGGTGCTGATCATCTCCGCCCTGGCCGCCACCGCGGTCGGCCTGCTGCTGCCGCTGGCCCCTGACGCCGGCACCCTGATCGTCATGCGTGCCGTGCAGGGGGCGTTGGTCGCCGGCACCCCGGCGGTGGCGATGACCTGGCTGAGCGAAGAGGTCGACCAGCGCGACCTGGGGCGGGCGATGGGCCTGTACATCTCCGGCAACACCCTCGGCGGCCTGTCCGGCCGCCTGATCCCCGCGGGTCTGCTCGAGTTCACCTCATGGCGGTGGGCCCTGTTCATCACGGCCGTCGTGGCGCTCGTCTTCGCCGTGATCACCGCCGTGGCGCTGCCGAAGCAGCGCCGCTTCACGCCGCGTTCCATCACGCTACGGCACGAGGTGGCCGCCATGGCCCGCCATGTGCGCACCCCCAGTCTCGTGGCCCTGTTCGCGGTGGCCTTCGTCGGCATGGGCGTGTTCGTCTCGGTGTACAACTTCTTCGGGTTCCGCCTCATCGACGACTTCGGGCTCTCCCCCGCCCTCGTCGGCGCCGTGTTCGTGATGTATCTCGCCGGCACCTGGTCCTCGGCGCGCGCCGGCGCGCTCTCCGACCGGATCGGCCGGGGCACGGTCATGTTGGGCGGTGCGGTCGGCATGTGGCTGGGGCTGTGGGCGGTCGCCGCCGGGTGGTTGTGGCTGGCGTTGACGGGGTTGTTCGTGTTCACCGCGAGTTTTTTCGCCATGCACTCGACCGCCTCCAGCTGGATCGGCGTCATCGCCACCGAGAACCGAGCGGAGGCCTCGAGCATGTACCTGTTCTGTTATTACACCGGGTCGTCGCTGCTCGGCGGCGCCTCTGGCTGGGCGTTCAGCGCGCTGCCCTGGACCGGTTTCATCGCGGTGTTGACGGCCGTGCTCTTCGTGGCGGTGGCCGTCGCGGCCGTCATGGCGGCGCGCGAACGGCAGCGCTGAGACGCTTCACCCGCCCCGGCTTTTTGACCGGGAAATGACGTTTTTAATGTAGTAACGTTGATCCGCATGAGCCAGCAGTTTCCGACCAAAGAGTGGCGCTCCGACACCTGGCACCGCAAGGCCGCCCGGCCCGTCACAGTGTGGATGGCCATTTTCCTCGTCGCCGGTGTGACGCACCTCTGGATCCCCGAATACCGCTGGGTGCTCATCCATATCTTCACCCTCGGCGTGCTCACCAACTCGATTGTGCTGTGGTCGCAACACTTCACGGAGAAGTTCCTCCGGCAACGCCTGCCGGACTCGGCCCGCCCCTGGCAGCTCCGGCGCACCTATCTGCTCAACGCCGGCATCGTCGTCACGATTCTGGGCGAGGTCCTCGTCTACTGGTGGGAGCGGCACTGGATCCTCACCCAGATCGGCGCCGCAGCCGTGGCCGTGGCGTTGGGTTGGCACGCCGTGGTGCTGGCCCAGCAGTGGCTGCGCTCCGAGAAAAGCAAACGCTTCCGGACCGCGGTCTTCGCCTACGTGCTCTCCGGGTTCGCGCTGCCGGTCGGCGCCGTCTTCGGCGCCCTCCTGTCCATGGGGTTGCCCGATGAGCTGCACCTGCAGCTGTTGATGGGGCACACCGTGATCAACCTCGGCGGGTTCCTCGGGCTGGCCGCGGCCGGTTCCCTAACGGTGCTCTTCCCGTCCATCTGGCGCATCAACGGCCTCAAGGACCGGTCGGTGCCCATGATCTGGCTGTTGAGCATCGGCGTCGTCGCCGCGACAGTCGGCGGAATCCTCGACTCCGGGCTCCTCGCCGGCGGTGGGCTGATGGTGTACGCGGCCGGCTGGATCGTCGGGTTCCAGGCCTGGCTCACCAACGTCCTCGACGTGGCCAAGGACCCCCGCGACCGCATCACCTACCCATCGGCGTCCATCCTGCTGGCCGTCCTCTGGCTGATCGGCGCGGTGGTCTTCTACGCCGTGCAGCTGATCGCCGCGGGTTCGGAGATCTACCTGGTGGACTTGCCGACGATGCCGCTGCTCATCGGCTTCGCCGCCCAGCTGCTCATCGGCGTGATGAGCTACCTGTTGCCCACCACCATGGGCGGCGGCCCGGCTCCCAAGCGGGCGGGCCTGGCGGAACTCAACCGGGGCGGGCTGTTCCGGCTGACCCTGATCAACCTGGGCTTCATCTTCTGGCAGCTGGCGGACAATTCCTGGCTCAAGGTCGTGCTCAGCGTGCTGGTCTTCGGATCCTTCGCGGCCTTTGTCCCGCTGCTGCTCCGCTCGGTGAAGTCGCAGAAGGCGGTGCTGCTGAAGGAAAAGGACTTCCCGCGCCCGGAACAGCCCACCACTCCGTGGGGCCAGGTCACCGCGGGCATAGCGGTGCTGGCGTTGATTCTCGCGCTCTTCGGTGGCCTGAAGGAGACCGGCGGGACTGCCGCGGTGGCGCCCACCGGCACCGAGGAGGTCACCGCCGTGGACGTCCGTGCCGTCGGCATGGCCTTCGACCCGGCGGTCGTGGAAGTCCCCGCGGGCAACCAGGTGATCATCACGCTGACCAACGACGACGCGCAGGCCCATGACCTGAAGATGGCCTCGGGCGTGCAATCCGGGCGGCTGGCGGAAGGGGAATCAATGGAGATGGATTTGGGCGTGGTCAGCGCCGACATGCACGGCTGGTGCACGATCGCCGGCCACGAGATTCAGGGCATGACCTTCGACGTCGTCGTGGTGTAGGCCGGAGAACCGCATCGACCCAGTTGCGGAAACCTCACAGTCGCATCACGAAAAGCTCTGACCGAGCCCACACTGTCTACCCTGGCGGGTACCCGACGACCATGCCCCGACGAGGAGCGCCATGAGCATGAGGACACCTGTGAAAGTGGCGGCGCTGACGGCCGCAGCCGCATTCGCTTTAGCCGGATGCGCCGACGGCGAGGCTGACGGCGAAGTCACCACCGTCACCGCCACCGACAACGCCCCCACCCAAGACACCGCACCGCCCGAGGCACCGCCGGCGCCGACCACGGATACTGACGCCGCGGTCGAGACCACCACCCAGACCGGCGGCCCCGGCGATGAAGTCCCGGCCGACGACCTCCCCTACGAACCGGTGGGCAGCGAAGTGACCATCGCCGGCGAACCCTCCACCATCTGCATCCACGGCGACGGCTGGGGCACCAATATCTGGGCCGGCAACGAGAACACCAGCTGTGAATTCGTGATCGCCACCCACGAAGCGCTGATCGAGGGACTCAACGCCACCGAGGACGATATCCGCGACCACCTGCGCAATCAGGTCGAGGTCTACAGTCCGGTCACCGAGCAGGAGTACACGCTGACGTGCGCTCCCCGCAACGAGAAGCTGGTGACCTGCTCCGGCGCGGACGACGCGGCGGTGCAC from Corynebacterium maris DSM 45190 includes these protein-coding regions:
- a CDS encoding superoxide dismutase; amino-acid sequence: MAVYELPELDYAYDALEPHISAEIMELHHSKHHANYVAGANAALEALEKLREEGTNQDAVRALSKNLAFNLGGHTNHTIFWKNLSPNGGGEPTGELAEAINRDFGSFEKFKDHFSNAALALHGSGWAVLGYDHIADRLIIQQLTDQQGNVSVDFTPLLMLDMWEHAFYLQYKNVKADYVKAVWNVFNWDDVAARYADAKK
- the msrA gene encoding peptide-methionine (S)-S-oxide reductase MsrA; this translates as MYWMFQPTPELLPEGQTLKGGSMPVLENPRPHAVLGTPITGPWQDGQKSIIVAIGCFWGVERMYWEMDGVEGTSVGYAGGVTPNPTYREVCSGRTNHTEAVEVVYDPEKISLDAIVAAALEAHDPTQKNRQGNDVGTQYRSAIYTVGDGAEAEKARVRDIVDHYAQLLAGKGFGDVTTEVKTLTETPAGKYYLAEDVHQQYLHKVPDGYCPHHSTGVACSLPA
- a CDS encoding HAD family hydrolase gives rise to the protein MQIGSEVGVVLFDLDGTLVDHDAAARAGAVHLATKLGLPSPQEQWRRWAEIERRWFLEFERGTVTHTGQRIRRCREFLGDDQLDDATALRIYDVYVEAYRAAWRTYPDAADALERAAASGREVGILTNGATEMQARKLSATGLDFDGLRLLAATDLGAAKPNPRAYAAAEARLGVAGPGSMLLIGDDWHNDVAAARLAGWQAIYLVREGIAPHRAMPQEETPVASLSQIEF
- a CDS encoding MFS transporter — translated: MGEENHQGLRRGHRDYRRATLAMLAVGLAVFNALYATQAMLPMLTADLEVSPTAAALTVSAATGALAVCIVPASILSERYGRGRVLIISALAATAVGLLLPLAPDAGTLIVMRAVQGALVAGTPAVAMTWLSEEVDQRDLGRAMGLYISGNTLGGLSGRLIPAGLLEFTSWRWALFITAVVALVFAVITAVALPKQRRFTPRSITLRHEVAAMARHVRTPSLVALFAVAFVGMGVFVSVYNFFGFRLIDDFGLSPALVGAVFVMYLAGTWSSARAGALSDRIGRGTVMLGGAVGMWLGLWAVAAGWLWLALTGLFVFTASFFAMHSTASSWIGVIATENRAEASSMYLFCYYTGSSLLGGASGWAFSALPWTGFIAVLTAVLFVAVAVAAVMAARERQR
- a CDS encoding alpha/beta-hydrolase family protein; this translates as MSKSPRVVLRNLARRGAVGALKVAVVALEVYADLLPGVRMTKRRRLPEQLGAGILGAEAATWWAISPSLLPRPWWVTALNVAFCQGFGHAAATGVRFTVSRGFDLVGWRPRARVTQRTHEVLHAVMGTVTATVTVTSLLRQEQQAQLVSTPGREGRRDAVAGLLVGTLGYGALLLVGETAQQSINRMSRTLSRWLPPVVSWPLALVALVLVLGVTSDRFVIRRLLNSVGRSAQERNLSIFPGTVQPWEPERSGSPWSHEPWYALGSQGRALVSGGPRARDIRAVTGHEDVREPIRIYVGLRRGRDFRQQADQVLREMDRTGAFRRPTIVMMAAAGTGWLADWSVSSVEFLTGGNCVTVAMQYSYLPSAVAYVTDHDSPVVSSRILIDAVRQRLAEMDPATRPKLYVSGESLGAYGIVDSFRDYAQLLEQVDGAVFSGPPRFTRIHRALTETRDPGSPERLPVLDRGRHVRFAAVPAHLRHDFSGADLAEDWQSPRIVFAQHASDPITFWDWNLFFTQPAWLREPGSRGVPAPKAQQLDVFEGMRWAPFITGWQVGLDQISSLKFPGGHAHQYHGEMPYYWVGVLGEQVVVDFDDRLARHIEQWVRVHLIKR
- a CDS encoding glycerophosphodiester phosphodiesterase family protein — its product is MKIVSHRGNAPGFSELTPAAFEHALGLPIHGVECDVRISADGVVVVHHDVTVDRTSDGSGPVAKKTLAELRELNIGTDENPQGMLTLDELLGMVADAGDKHLYLEIKDPLLTSQVIEEQVALRLRRAGLLTDPRIHVISFSHAAMRRMARLTPDLERYYLRHDREIRFNRKDLLLSRPTGLGLSIRAGRSRPALVGSHGLPSYMWTVNDAEDMRFAEQLGVEVLATDDPQLALDVLESARPVD
- a CDS encoding pyruvate kinase, with amino-acid sequence MERLANAEESNRAAIDKVHPDHRDGALNLVHYTTLRSRDIRPLQARLSEVGATRLTTTEPSVIPRLKVARNVLSAYAGQELKYGSEEVTGAFNLADDILEANANQLLGEHLDGTHSRIMVTLPTEAGDDPDLVRGFAEAGMELARINCAHDAPEVWARMIDNVHAAAEAVGREIKVAMDLAGPKLRTGDIAPGPAIERARVTRTKVGEIITPAKLWLTPAGTSAPEPPAKPGRPTLSLQVDPAWLDDLTEGSELRLVDVRDSKRVFYVRDVHEADGMRCAYAEGEQNAYLANTTLIEHDWQRTRVSGIEASEQKLRLATGDRLTLTTDQTPVDPSQADRHIIGCTLPEAVEAIQVGEKVLFDDGAIAAVAAAKDTVGEHTEVTLDITRAGLGGTNLAAHKGINLPDTELPLPSLTDEDLEAFRFVARHGDIVNVSFIRNAEDVADVLDALAEIADDIEAESGHEAGDRARGLGVVLKIETIPAYEQLGSVLLEGMRHPNLGIMVARGDLAVELGFERMAEVPRFIMNLAESAHVPTIMATQVLESLAKSGLPTRAEITDAAYALRAESVMLNKGPHINDAIAILNRMSAKLGNSQRKNRIQLRKIDSWENTL
- a CDS encoding DUF5926 family protein, with product MAKKNRKNKDALPEGMSRRQAKLAARAAERAALEKDPRPFAGFTAEAELVALQEFIASGYAKVDVTGADRDIYVCSILPGAGAVQVRDSEFGGDAFVALQVKGRSHNPGRDLAYALNWAKDARPGETLQSTVADGTQPELSELIDTDAELDVQIQDDFNWWVPEKADVPVEIQHAIQQANETVVITRRIEADVPGAAWFADQGGGKTYVRWVRVDDNETALLNALARIAAAGDLAFGEGTKFAGVFRTHGLIVPVWDLPEDAQPQDYVAELERVDGLISAELGNDAQLNPEERKQLENIKSRQVTIR
- a CDS encoding TetR/AcrR family transcriptional regulator; this encodes MRTNKKTQILQAIEEIVEKSGLSAVTYESVSQASGLSKSGLIYHFPSRDDMITDLHRYMAADWDDRLEQIVGCPAAEATPAQRLRGNLAMAAHRATRSDLLVSLDALDHPVHAQIWREVLDKWNPSLDKVGEDDDATARYLVQLVADGLWAGDQLNLVTTTQAQKQALLRAAERLIPDDD